Proteins from a single region of Engystomops pustulosus chromosome 5, aEngPut4.maternal, whole genome shotgun sequence:
- the LOC140132347 gene encoding uncharacterized protein, producing the protein MCDCCFLWASIAAAAEDKTVPSDLSPCGAPAPVAKPAASSAILRGPCHPAAALPAGPLSSCSSSICGAPVILLQLYLWGPCHPYPALPAGPLSSCSSSTCRAPVILLQLYLRGPCHPVPALPAGPLSSLSSSTCGAPVILLKLYLWGPSRPAPVLPVWPLSSSFSSIYRALTTLLQFYLQGPCHPAPALLVGPLSSCCSSTCRAPVILLYLRGPCHPDLPVGPLSSCSIFGAPVILLQLYLRGPCHPALFLGPLSSCCSSTCGAPVNLLQLYLRGPCHPAAALLAGPLSTCCSSTCGAPVILLQLYLRGPCHPALSLGPLSSCCSSTCGAPVILLQLYLRGPCHPAAGPGTSDHSGCILCHLGDHCACGSQ; encoded by the exons ATGTGTGATTGCTGTTTCCTCTGGGCGTCCATTGCAGCAGCAGCTGAAGATAAGACTGTGCCCAGTGACCTGTCACCCTGCGGGGCCCCGGCACCAGTGGCCAAACCAGCTGCATCCTCTGCCATACTGCGGGGCCCCTGTCATCCTGCTGCAGCTCTACCTGCGGGGCCCCTGTCATCCTGCTCCAGCTCTATCTGCGGGGCCCCTGTCATCCTGCTCCAGCTCTACCTGTGGGGCCCCTGTCATCCTTATCCAGCTCTACCTGCGGGGCCCCTGTcatcctgttccagctctaccTGCAGGGCCCCTGTCATCCTGCTCCAGCTCTATCTGCGGGGCCCCTGTcatcctgttccagctctaccTGCGGGGCCCCTGTCATCCTTATCCAGCTCTACCTGTGGGGCCCCTGTCATCCTGCTCAAGCTCTACCTGTGGGGCCCCTCTCGTCCTGCTCCAGTTCTACCTGTGTGGCCCTTGTCATCCAGCTTCAGCTCTATCTACAGGGCCCTTACAACTCTTCTGCAGTTCTACCTGCAGGGCCCCTGTCATCCTGCTCCTGCTCTACTTGTGGGGCCCCTTTCATCCTGCTGCAGCTCTACCTGCAGGGCCCCTGTCATCCTGCTCTACCTGCGGGGCCCCTGTCATCCTGATCTACCTGTGGGGCCCTTGTCATCCTGCTCTATCTTTGGGGCCCCTGTCATCCTGCTGCAGCTCTACCTGCGGGGCCCCTGTCATCCTGCTCTATTTTTGGGGCCCCTGTCATCCTGCTGCAGCTCTACCTGCGGGGCCCCTGTCAACCTGCTGCAGCTCTACCTGCGGGGCCCCTGTCATCCTGCTGCAGCTCTACTTGCGGGGCCCCTGTCAACCTGCTGCAGCTCTACCTGCGGGGCCCCTGTCATCCTGCTGCAGCTCTACCTGCGGGGCCCCTGTCATCCTGCTCTATCTTTGGGGCCCCTGTCATCCTGCTGTAGCTCTACCTGCGGGGCCCCTGTCATCCTGCTGCAGCTCTACCTGCGGGGCCCCTGTCATCCTGCTGCAGGGCCCGGGACCAGTGACCACTCCGGCTGCATCCTCTGTCATCTTGGGG ATCATTGCGCCTGTGGATCACAGTGA